One genomic window of Polyangium aurulentum includes the following:
- a CDS encoding sensor histidine kinase — protein sequence MGYDSGDLVGRLQIRTFRGSIPLLPVAPALVLLIGMATAIAIALLGITQVARITDDASSLRAQALAATLAARMRASPAEERPEIVGRAARRSGTELLLVDQSGQILVDESFGAPTKTEVARLLTAGTGETRTALGRVRYAARPLDPPLDGIAVIAFVAAPRPPPGAMPLVNAVAALTVLLLGVAFAVALAFTKQIRDDVDYVRERIVDMARPDAAPIGEPIPIRSLDSVGVLTSAFNLLVTRFAAAERTYRADLFQAVEMDRERSAFLAGLSHELRTPLNAILGFAHVLESEVDGPLSEEARESLAVIRTSGEHLRQLIDDILELSALETGTLQLSRRPVDVRHIAEQVVREATATVADKPLRLEVTGETGLYALADKRRVRQIVTNLVSNAVKFTARGSVTVNIEARGSFVAIVVQDTGPGIPREQTAAIFEEYRQLGDARSQRAGTGLGLAITRRLVLMHGGVIDVSSEMGRGSTFTATLPRCTNVDPNEITSPPGPLGLSSYPPPPREAPPLLDSLVPPPMPDPVGEGRR from the coding sequence ATGGGCTACGATTCGGGCGACCTCGTGGGCCGCCTTCAGATTCGCACCTTCCGCGGCAGCATCCCGCTCTTGCCGGTCGCGCCCGCGCTCGTGCTGCTCATCGGCATGGCCACGGCGATCGCGATCGCGCTGCTCGGGATCACGCAGGTCGCGCGCATCACCGACGACGCCTCCTCGCTGCGCGCGCAGGCGCTCGCCGCCACGCTCGCGGCGCGCATGCGCGCATCTCCCGCCGAGGAGCGCCCCGAGATCGTCGGACGCGCCGCGCGCCGCAGCGGCACCGAGCTGTTGCTGGTCGATCAGAGCGGGCAGATCCTGGTCGACGAGAGCTTCGGCGCGCCGACCAAGACCGAAGTGGCGCGGCTCCTCACGGCAGGCACCGGCGAGACGAGGACGGCGCTCGGACGCGTGCGCTACGCAGCGCGCCCGCTCGATCCGCCGCTCGACGGGATCGCGGTGATCGCCTTCGTGGCCGCGCCGCGCCCTCCGCCTGGAGCCATGCCGCTCGTCAACGCGGTCGCAGCGCTCACGGTGCTCTTGCTCGGCGTCGCGTTCGCCGTCGCGCTCGCCTTCACCAAGCAGATCCGCGACGACGTCGACTACGTGCGCGAGCGGATCGTCGACATGGCGCGCCCGGACGCCGCGCCCATCGGCGAGCCCATCCCGATCCGATCGCTCGACTCGGTGGGCGTGTTGACCTCGGCCTTCAACCTGCTCGTCACGCGCTTCGCAGCCGCAGAGCGGACCTACCGCGCAGACCTCTTCCAGGCGGTCGAGATGGATCGCGAGCGCTCGGCGTTCCTCGCAGGCCTGAGCCACGAGCTGCGCACGCCGCTGAACGCGATCCTCGGCTTCGCGCACGTGCTCGAGAGCGAGGTCGACGGCCCCTTGAGCGAAGAGGCGCGCGAGTCGCTGGCGGTCATCCGCACGAGCGGCGAGCACCTGCGCCAGCTCATCGACGACATCCTCGAGCTGAGCGCGCTCGAGACGGGCACGCTCCAGCTCTCGCGCAGGCCCGTCGACGTCCGTCACATCGCCGAGCAGGTCGTGCGCGAGGCGACGGCGACGGTGGCAGACAAACCCCTGCGCCTCGAGGTCACGGGCGAGACGGGCCTCTACGCCCTGGCCGACAAGCGGCGCGTCCGTCAGATCGTCACCAACCTGGTCTCGAACGCCGTGAAGTTCACGGCGCGGGGCTCGGTGACGGTGAACATCGAGGCGCGCGGCTCGTTCGTGGCCATCGTCGTGCAGGACACCGGGCCCGGGATCCCGCGCGAGCAGACGGCGGCGATCTTCGAGGAGTACCGGCAGCTCGGCGACGCGCGCTCGCAGCGCGCCGGCACGGGCCTCGGCCTCGCGATCACGCGTCGCCTCGTGCTGATGCACGGCGGTGTGATCGACGTGAGCAGCGAGATGGGTCGAGGCTCGACGTTCACCGCCACGCTGCCGCGCTGCACGAACGTCGACCCGAACGAGATCACGAGCCCGCCCGGTCCGCTCGGCCTGTCGTCGTACCCGCCGCCTCCGCGCGAGGCGCCGCCCTTGCTCGACTCGCTCGTGCCGCCGCCGATGCCCGATCCGGTCGGGGAGGGGAGGCGATGA
- a CDS encoding P-II family nitrogen regulator has product MKKVEAIIKPFKLDEVKDALAEVGIQGMTVTEVKGFGRTGGKKEVYRGSAYVVDFVPKVKLEIVVPDSMVGSVIDAIEKSAKTGRIGDGKIFVAPVEEAVRIRTGERGEDAI; this is encoded by the coding sequence ATGAAGAAGGTCGAGGCGATCATCAAGCCGTTCAAGCTCGACGAGGTGAAGGACGCCCTCGCCGAGGTCGGCATCCAGGGCATGACCGTGACCGAGGTCAAGGGCTTCGGTCGCACGGGCGGCAAGAAAGAGGTCTACCGGGGCTCGGCGTACGTGGTCGACTTCGTCCCGAAGGTGAAGCTCGAGATCGTCGTGCCCGACTCCATGGTCGGCAGCGTCATCGACGCGATCGAGAAGAGCGCCAAGACGGGGCGGATCGGCGACGGGAAGATCTTCGTGGCTCCGGTCGAGGAAGCCGTGCGCATCCGGACCGGGGAGCGGGGCGAGGACGCGATCTGA
- a CDS encoding GNAT family N-acetyltransferase: MLVIPPRADLRARPIETERLLLAPIDPADAHEVWLAVNGSRSALQKWLPWVQFYTDPASSVRFTEACVADWDQGRALRFTIRERAGRTFAGVVGLEACVHLHRSCELGYWLRKEGMRRGLMTEAARASIDFAFRYMGAHRVRVAAATDNHASLRVISRLGFHFEGIARQAEWCDGRWLDHSVFSLLATDPRPS, translated from the coding sequence ATGCTGGTGATCCCCCCGCGCGCCGACCTGCGAGCCCGGCCCATCGAGACCGAGCGGCTCTTGCTGGCGCCGATCGATCCGGCCGACGCGCACGAGGTCTGGCTCGCGGTGAACGGCTCGCGCAGCGCGCTTCAAAAGTGGCTGCCCTGGGTGCAGTTCTACACCGACCCCGCCTCGAGCGTGCGCTTCACCGAGGCGTGCGTGGCCGACTGGGATCAGGGGCGCGCGCTGCGCTTCACCATCCGCGAGCGCGCCGGACGCACCTTCGCCGGCGTGGTCGGGCTCGAGGCGTGCGTGCACCTGCACCGCTCGTGCGAGCTCGGCTACTGGCTACGCAAGGAAGGCATGCGGCGCGGGCTCATGACGGAGGCGGCGCGCGCGTCGATCGACTTCGCCTTCCGCTACATGGGCGCGCACAGGGTCCGCGTCGCCGCGGCGACCGACAATCATGCCTCGCTGCGGGTGATCTCGCGCCTCGGGTTCCACTTCGAGGGCATCGCGCGCCAGGCCGAGTGGTGCGACGGACGCTGGCTCGATCACTCCGTCTTCTCGCTGCTCGCGACCGATCCGCGTCCGTCTTGA
- the ruvB gene encoding Holliday junction branch migration DNA helicase RuvB: MSERVISPASTADDDRFDRLCRPDSLDEYVGQDKHRENLKIFVEAAKRRREPLDHTLFCGPPGLGKTTLAHIVAREMGVNLHATSGPAIEHKGALAGLLTKLEPRDVLFIDEIHRLTPAVEESLYPAIESFKIDIMTGDGPYATTIQLGLKPFTLVGATTRTGLLTAPLLSRFGYVVRLDFYPVEELARIISRSARLLEVPIDEGGARELAARARGTPRVANRLLRRARDFAEVLGGGRITAQIARTTAERLEIDSAGLDEMDRRLLSVIIDHYDGGPVGIETLAAALSEPRDTIEDVYEPYLLQQGFLGRTPRGRIATRRAYEHLGRPPSAKNPQQGDLFS, from the coding sequence ATGTCCGAGCGCGTGATCTCACCGGCCTCCACGGCCGACGACGACCGCTTCGACCGGCTCTGCCGGCCCGACTCGCTCGACGAGTACGTCGGGCAGGACAAGCACAGGGAGAACCTCAAGATCTTCGTCGAGGCCGCGAAGCGCAGGCGCGAGCCGCTCGATCACACGCTCTTCTGCGGCCCGCCCGGCCTCGGCAAGACGACGCTCGCGCACATCGTCGCGCGCGAGATGGGCGTGAACCTGCACGCGACGAGCGGCCCGGCCATCGAGCACAAGGGCGCGCTCGCCGGCCTGCTCACCAAGCTCGAGCCGCGCGACGTGCTGTTCATCGACGAGATCCACCGCCTGACGCCGGCCGTCGAGGAGAGCCTCTACCCCGCGATCGAGTCGTTCAAGATCGACATCATGACGGGCGACGGCCCGTACGCGACGACGATCCAGCTCGGGCTCAAGCCGTTCACGCTGGTCGGCGCCACCACGCGCACGGGGCTTCTGACCGCGCCCCTTCTGTCGCGCTTCGGCTACGTGGTGCGGCTCGACTTCTACCCCGTCGAAGAGCTCGCGCGCATCATCAGCCGCAGCGCGCGCCTGCTCGAGGTGCCGATCGACGAGGGTGGCGCACGCGAGCTCGCTGCACGCGCGCGTGGCACGCCCCGCGTCGCAAACCGCCTCCTGCGTCGCGCGCGCGACTTCGCCGAGGTGCTCGGCGGCGGACGCATCACCGCGCAGATCGCACGCACCACGGCCGAGCGCCTCGAGATCGACAGCGCCGGTCTCGACGAGATGGATCGACGTCTGCTCTCGGTGATCATCGATCACTACGACGGCGGACCCGTCGGCATCGAGACGCTCGCCGCAGCGCTCAGCGAGCCTCGCGACACCATCGAGGACGTCTATGAGCCCTACCTGCTCCAGCAAGGCTTCCTCGGTCGCACGCCGCGCGGACGCATCGCGACGCGCAGGGCGTACGAGCACCTCGGTCGCCCACCTTCCGCGAAGAACCCCCAGCAGGGCGATCTGTTCTCCTGA
- a CDS encoding sensor histidine kinase translates to MSDAAREFTRRVITRQVITCAMSFVAITLLSPSLIVLDWPAMKSVLAMSLELGAIALAGTMVATLLKFREHRDLLHALSVGSQPVRPKELGELAELPTSLTVRFFAVNVAVVVCGAIPGIRPEKLDQGRAISLVILSITIIGACAIIQYVVIRSATLRLLEIGPIEPMTNLLESLELRQMPRRQLIQKFFVASVAPVALVGVGAVLITHAHLRTLTEQSRKTTAILLAKIALDPGPEQGKANAREDAVAAAAQYGFLARLTGPRREGDQTFSREADGELVVTAPLEDGQAAVRFTAELDLAVTTEGAAIALVAVLLAALLGVMLGRALSADLALATHRVRLLGTESVLRGVTQIARPARFHLVAKLGRAIEVLAERFRIFAGAQERALEAQEAAQRMRGLLFASVSHDLKSPLNAILGFAELVGREELTGSQRESLALISTRGRELLALIESILDTARVEAGQLTLMPRAMDVAALVTDAARKARELAGDAPPEVIVEVAEELPPVPVDPAYAARALAIIVAHAVRLASADPAAHGVLVRATHPASLAEHVYIDIEFGPRCTTTAELEALFARRATSRGRGLTLGLSLARSILELHGGSVRVEGAPDGSVIVECGLPLVSPGKRPKLSSKPALG, encoded by the coding sequence ATGAGCGACGCAGCCCGCGAGTTCACCCGGCGCGTGATCACGAGGCAGGTGATCACGTGCGCGATGAGCTTCGTCGCCATCACGCTCCTGTCGCCGAGCCTCATCGTCCTCGACTGGCCGGCGATGAAGAGCGTGCTCGCGATGAGCCTCGAGCTCGGGGCGATAGCGCTCGCGGGCACCATGGTCGCGACGCTGCTCAAGTTTCGCGAGCACCGCGACCTGCTCCACGCGCTGTCCGTGGGCTCGCAGCCCGTGCGACCGAAGGAGCTCGGCGAGCTGGCCGAGCTGCCGACCTCGCTGACGGTGCGCTTCTTCGCCGTGAACGTGGCCGTCGTCGTGTGCGGCGCGATCCCTGGCATCCGCCCCGAGAAGCTCGATCAGGGACGCGCGATAAGCCTCGTGATCCTCTCGATCACGATCATCGGCGCCTGCGCGATCATCCAGTACGTCGTCATCCGCTCCGCCACCCTGCGGCTGCTCGAGATCGGTCCGATCGAGCCGATGACGAACCTGCTCGAGTCGCTCGAGCTGCGTCAGATGCCGCGCCGCCAGCTCATCCAGAAGTTCTTCGTCGCGTCGGTTGCGCCCGTGGCCCTGGTGGGCGTCGGCGCCGTGTTGATCACGCACGCGCACCTTCGCACGCTCACCGAGCAGAGCCGCAAGACGACCGCGATCTTGCTCGCCAAGATCGCGCTCGACCCAGGCCCCGAGCAAGGCAAGGCCAACGCGCGCGAGGACGCGGTCGCGGCGGCGGCGCAGTACGGCTTCCTCGCGCGCCTCACGGGCCCGCGGCGCGAGGGCGATCAGACGTTCAGCCGCGAAGCCGACGGCGAGCTGGTGGTGACCGCCCCGCTCGAGGACGGACAGGCGGCGGTTCGCTTCACGGCCGAGCTCGATCTCGCGGTGACGACAGAAGGCGCGGCGATCGCGCTCGTGGCCGTGCTGCTCGCGGCGCTGCTCGGCGTGATGCTCGGCCGCGCGCTCTCGGCCGACCTCGCGCTCGCCACCCACCGCGTGCGCCTGCTCGGCACCGAGAGCGTGCTTCGAGGCGTCACGCAGATCGCCCGGCCCGCGCGCTTTCACCTGGTCGCGAAGCTCGGCCGCGCGATCGAGGTGCTCGCCGAGCGCTTCCGCATCTTCGCCGGCGCGCAGGAGCGCGCGCTCGAGGCGCAGGAGGCCGCCCAGCGCATGCGCGGTCTGCTCTTCGCGAGCGTCAGCCACGACCTGAAGAGCCCGCTCAACGCGATCCTCGGCTTCGCCGAGCTGGTCGGCCGCGAGGAGCTGACGGGCTCGCAGCGCGAGAGCCTCGCGCTCATCTCGACACGCGGTCGCGAGCTGCTCGCGCTGATCGAGTCGATCCTCGACACCGCGCGCGTCGAGGCCGGGCAGCTCACGCTCATGCCGCGCGCGATGGACGTCGCGGCGCTCGTCACGGACGCGGCGCGCAAGGCGCGCGAGCTCGCAGGCGACGCGCCGCCGGAGGTGATCGTCGAGGTCGCCGAGGAGCTGCCGCCCGTCCCCGTCGACCCGGCCTACGCTGCGCGCGCGCTCGCGATCATCGTCGCGCACGCGGTCCGGCTCGCCTCGGCGGATCCTGCCGCGCATGGCGTGCTCGTGCGGGCGACGCACCCGGCCTCGCTCGCCGAGCACGTCTACATCGACATCGAGTTCGGCCCGCGCTGCACGACGACCGCCGAGCTCGAGGCCTTGTTCGCGCGCCGGGCCACCTCGCGCGGCCGTGGTCTGACGCTCGGCCTCAGCTTGGCGCGGTCCATCCTGGAGCTGCACGGCGGCTCGGTGAGGGTGGAGGGAGCACCGGACGGCTCGGTGATCGTGGAGTGCGGTCTTCCTCTCGTGAGCCCAGGAAAGCGCCCGAAGCTGTCATCCAAGCCAGCGCTCGGTTGA
- a CDS encoding PAS domain S-box protein — MASPDNLVLVPLAYPVLVVDDDAVSRHVLTQALASAGMPVVALGSGTEALAWLSQRDTSIVLLDLVMPAPDGFEVLRVLRENPRTVDVPVVVLTALDADEDVTRAFDAGADDFVRKPFRPAELLARIRGQLRMSEYVEALWRRERDARVVLELTQALSSTLDFRDILFTVVRRIAEVARVDRCSIVLVGDKGDVGYVVAASDDRDLRDLPIVLDKYPEIRKVLETGDVLVIEDASTHPLFEVVRADLPPNSFRSLAIVPIVYEEKPMGVLFLRGRQPAALRDHELGLTRTVANATAIALRNAKILQSLRDQTQQINVARFEAERRLAALERYADFFHSSADGIVVIDADGRILFSNPRARELTGRSEEELAAGRIDDLIDPKDLPVLQGIREGFGKGVFPHMVDITIRKHGEMTCEKRTSSVSFSSVLREDGGAILVSLRDVTDDRATAAELTATKEFLERVIDSSVDAIISADNTGIVRLFNRAAERLYGYRAAEVVGVMNVRDLYPPNRATHIMRLIHAREHGGPGRLEGYRTEVLAQDGSQVPVLLSAALIFDNGRPVGSVGVFTDLRERLRMEARLTKAQDELRAREKQALIAELAGAAAHELNQPLTSVLGYAELIKRRAEDPSSVRSAAGTIATEAERMAEIVRKIGKITRYETKAYVGAAKIIDLDRSSEEDPNQALR, encoded by the coding sequence GTGGCCTCCCCGGATAATCTCGTCCTCGTGCCGCTCGCGTATCCCGTGCTCGTCGTCGACGACGACGCCGTAAGCCGTCACGTACTGACGCAGGCGCTCGCGAGCGCAGGCATGCCCGTCGTCGCGCTCGGTTCGGGCACGGAGGCGCTCGCGTGGCTGTCGCAGCGCGACACCTCGATCGTCCTGCTCGACCTGGTGATGCCAGCGCCGGACGGCTTCGAGGTGCTGCGCGTGCTGCGCGAGAACCCGCGCACGGTCGACGTGCCCGTCGTGGTGCTGACCGCGCTCGACGCGGACGAGGACGTCACGCGCGCGTTCGACGCAGGCGCCGACGACTTCGTCCGCAAGCCCTTCCGCCCCGCCGAGCTGCTCGCGCGCATCCGTGGCCAGCTACGCATGAGCGAGTACGTCGAGGCCTTGTGGCGCCGCGAGCGCGACGCGCGTGTCGTCCTCGAGCTGACGCAGGCGCTCTCCTCGACGCTCGACTTCCGCGACATCCTCTTCACCGTCGTGCGTCGCATCGCCGAGGTCGCGCGCGTCGATCGATGCAGCATCGTGCTCGTCGGTGACAAGGGCGACGTCGGCTACGTGGTCGCCGCGAGCGACGATCGCGACCTGCGCGATCTGCCCATCGTCCTCGACAAGTACCCCGAGATCCGGAAGGTGCTCGAGACCGGCGACGTGCTCGTGATCGAGGACGCCTCGACGCACCCTCTCTTCGAGGTGGTGCGCGCGGACCTGCCGCCGAACTCGTTCCGATCGCTCGCCATCGTGCCCATCGTGTACGAGGAAAAACCGATGGGCGTGCTCTTTTTGCGCGGCAGGCAGCCCGCGGCCCTGCGCGATCACGAGCTCGGCCTCACGCGCACCGTCGCCAACGCGACCGCGATCGCGCTGCGCAACGCGAAGATCCTTCAATCGCTCCGCGACCAGACGCAGCAGATCAACGTGGCCCGCTTCGAGGCCGAGCGCAGGCTCGCCGCGCTCGAGCGCTACGCCGACTTTTTCCACTCGTCCGCGGACGGCATCGTCGTGATCGACGCCGACGGCCGCATCCTCTTCTCGAACCCACGCGCCCGCGAGCTCACGGGGCGCTCGGAGGAGGAGCTCGCAGCGGGCCGCATCGACGACCTCATCGACCCGAAGGACCTGCCCGTCTTGCAGGGCATCCGGGAGGGCTTCGGCAAGGGCGTCTTCCCGCACATGGTCGACATCACCATCCGCAAGCACGGCGAGATGACGTGCGAGAAGCGCACGAGCAGCGTGAGCTTCAGCTCGGTGCTGCGCGAGGACGGCGGCGCCATCCTGGTGAGCCTGCGCGACGTGACGGACGACCGCGCGACAGCCGCCGAGCTCACGGCCACGAAGGAGTTCCTCGAGCGCGTGATCGACAGCTCGGTCGACGCGATCATCTCCGCCGACAACACGGGCATCGTGCGCCTGTTCAACCGCGCCGCCGAGCGCCTCTACGGCTACCGCGCAGCAGAGGTCGTGGGCGTGATGAACGTGCGCGATCTGTACCCGCCCAACCGCGCGACGCACATCATGCGCCTCATCCACGCGCGCGAGCACGGCGGCCCTGGCCGGCTCGAGGGCTACCGGACCGAGGTGCTCGCCCAGGATGGGTCGCAAGTGCCGGTGCTCCTGTCGGCAGCGCTCATCTTCGACAACGGGCGCCCCGTCGGCTCCGTCGGTGTCTTCACCGATCTGCGCGAGCGGCTGCGCATGGAGGCGCGACTGACCAAGGCTCAAGACGAGCTGCGCGCGCGGGAGAAGCAGGCGCTCATCGCGGAGCTCGCGGGCGCGGCGGCGCACGAGCTGAATCAACCGCTCACGAGCGTGCTCGGCTACGCCGAGCTCATCAAGCGTCGCGCCGAGGATCCATCGTCTGTCCGCAGCGCGGCCGGGACGATCGCGACCGAAGCGGAGCGCATGGCCGAGATCGTCCGGAAGATCGGCAAGATCACCCGGTACGAGACCAAGGCCTACGTGGGCGCGGCGAAGATCATCGACCTCGATCGGTCGAGCGAAGAGGACCCGAACCAAGCGCTCAGGTGA
- a CDS encoding serine/threonine protein kinase encodes MGSPTSTKIPVGTVLSGKYKVTREIGRGGMAAVYEAENVDIGKRVAIKVLAQELTTSMVVVERFFREARAAAAIRSPYICDVYDSGRLDEGGPPFLVLELLEGESLYERMTKVRYFDITTTLAIVTQACRGLTKAHAANIVHRDLKPENIFLTKDEEGELLAKILDFGLAKFYSPLEGSGGPQQARLTREGAVFGTPAYMSPEQVRGQGAVDQRADLWALGCIVYECFTGRTVWQTEQGVAMTFAQIASAPVPDPLVFRPDLPQKFKHWFQKALDRRIDQRFQTAREFAEELATALDLGRPTNFSGMFGPSELAQMANAGKTVPAPPPSMPGVTAASPESTLPQGPSDATATPVGLTPQVGAPLPGTPDGASPRGTKAAFEAPPRVQEPGMPGAGIAQPAKRPNTAVRVAIGAAAVVLIGGVVYAGWSQLRGDGSVVSPNVAPSGGMSGSASDPTRPHPTADIKAAHDAPASPGTLPWRPLVADAQGAIAKGEPKEAFKLLKDAFDKGGHGVPRTMLDHVQIAMSETGKQPCALSGLGRPRTYDLSHAQARRVPSGRPAIGMGERGPVMVWTDNHDGPEHAYAVLLDEAMRPVSGPIDVTPEGSAVSRPVLEAVDGKLLLAYTDGRGPEAGVHARMLDPDGRIGGPMITVAPLRAPSSGVSIDRAPDGSFFVAWTAEADTGHEELYLRRLSPKLEPLGEVVRATDVPAGGPLKPRARFPSIAVVGDALHLAFRLERMPQHFIEHVRLPIADADKPLPPRDKSAGRKERFIGESALMNKDRGKSDAPSIACSKDACFFAWSRETGGNAHAAFIDPAHAEPLWRNPFAARGAHPSIAVDDAGRAQMVWFERGGVMTTSINRDGVGKTVSKLARVSGDQPTPSLVAGKGAGEWYMAWLDFEAGYLEPYAARFVCR; translated from the coding sequence ATGGGCTCGCCGACCTCGACGAAGATCCCGGTAGGAACCGTCCTTTCGGGGAAGTACAAGGTCACGCGCGAAATCGGCCGCGGCGGGATGGCCGCCGTGTACGAGGCCGAGAACGTCGACATCGGCAAGCGCGTCGCCATCAAGGTGCTCGCGCAGGAGCTGACGACGTCGATGGTGGTCGTCGAGCGCTTCTTCCGCGAAGCGCGCGCCGCTGCCGCCATCCGCAGCCCGTACATCTGCGACGTCTACGACTCCGGACGCCTCGACGAAGGCGGCCCGCCGTTCCTCGTGCTCGAGCTGCTCGAAGGCGAGTCGCTCTACGAGCGGATGACGAAGGTCCGCTACTTCGACATCACGACGACGCTCGCGATCGTCACGCAGGCATGCCGCGGCCTCACGAAGGCGCACGCAGCGAACATCGTCCACCGCGATCTGAAGCCCGAGAACATCTTCCTCACGAAGGACGAAGAGGGAGAGCTGCTCGCCAAGATCCTCGACTTCGGGCTCGCCAAGTTCTACTCGCCGCTCGAAGGCTCGGGCGGGCCGCAGCAGGCGCGGCTGACGCGCGAAGGCGCGGTGTTCGGAACGCCCGCGTACATGAGCCCCGAGCAGGTGCGGGGGCAGGGCGCGGTCGATCAGCGCGCCGATCTCTGGGCGCTCGGCTGCATCGTCTACGAGTGCTTCACCGGGCGCACCGTGTGGCAAACCGAGCAGGGTGTCGCGATGACGTTCGCGCAGATCGCGAGCGCGCCCGTGCCCGATCCGCTCGTCTTCCGGCCCGACCTGCCGCAGAAGTTCAAGCACTGGTTCCAGAAGGCGCTCGATCGACGCATCGACCAGCGCTTCCAGACGGCGCGCGAGTTCGCCGAGGAGCTCGCGACCGCGCTCGATCTCGGGCGGCCGACGAACTTCTCGGGGATGTTCGGCCCGAGCGAGCTGGCGCAGATGGCGAACGCGGGCAAGACGGTGCCCGCGCCGCCGCCGTCGATGCCGGGCGTGACGGCCGCGTCGCCCGAATCGACGCTCCCGCAAGGTCCCTCCGACGCGACAGCGACGCCCGTCGGCCTGACGCCTCAAGTCGGCGCGCCGCTGCCAGGCACGCCCGACGGAGCATCTCCGCGCGGCACGAAGGCCGCCTTCGAGGCACCTCCGCGCGTGCAAGAGCCGGGCATGCCGGGGGCAGGCATCGCGCAGCCCGCGAAGAGACCGAACACGGCCGTGCGCGTTGCGATCGGCGCCGCGGCCGTCGTGTTGATCGGCGGCGTCGTGTACGCGGGCTGGAGCCAGCTGCGCGGCGACGGCTCGGTCGTCTCGCCCAACGTCGCGCCGAGCGGGGGCATGTCGGGCAGCGCCTCCGATCCGACGCGCCCGCATCCCACGGCCGACATCAAGGCCGCGCACGACGCGCCCGCGTCGCCGGGCACGCTGCCGTGGCGCCCGCTCGTCGCCGATGCGCAGGGCGCGATCGCGAAGGGCGAACCGAAGGAAGCGTTCAAGCTGCTGAAGGACGCCTTCGACAAGGGCGGCCACGGCGTGCCGCGGACGATGCTCGATCACGTGCAGATCGCGATGTCCGAGACCGGCAAGCAGCCCTGCGCGCTGAGCGGGCTCGGCAGGCCGCGCACCTACGATCTGTCGCACGCGCAAGCGCGCCGCGTCCCCTCCGGCAGGCCCGCGATCGGCATGGGCGAGCGCGGCCCGGTGATGGTCTGGACCGACAACCACGACGGCCCCGAGCACGCGTACGCGGTGCTGCTCGACGAGGCGATGCGCCCGGTCTCGGGGCCCATCGACGTGACGCCCGAGGGCTCTGCGGTGAGCAGGCCGGTGCTCGAGGCGGTCGATGGCAAGCTCCTGCTCGCCTACACCGACGGTCGCGGACCCGAGGCGGGCGTGCACGCGCGCATGCTCGATCCCGACGGCCGCATCGGCGGTCCGATGATCACCGTGGCCCCGCTGCGCGCGCCGAGCTCGGGCGTGTCGATCGATCGCGCGCCCGACGGCTCGTTCTTCGTCGCGTGGACGGCCGAGGCCGACACGGGCCACGAGGAGCTTTACCTGCGCCGTCTGTCGCCCAAGCTCGAGCCTCTGGGCGAGGTCGTTCGCGCGACGGACGTGCCCGCGGGCGGACCGCTGAAGCCGCGCGCGCGCTTCCCCTCGATCGCCGTCGTGGGCGACGCGCTGCACCTCGCCTTCCGGCTCGAGCGCATGCCGCAGCACTTCATCGAGCACGTGCGCTTGCCGATCGCGGACGCGGACAAGCCTCTGCCGCCTCGGGACAAGAGCGCGGGGCGCAAGGAGCGCTTCATCGGCGAGAGCGCGCTCATGAACAAGGACCGCGGCAAGTCCGACGCCCCCTCGATCGCGTGCAGCAAGGACGCGTGCTTCTTCGCGTGGTCGCGCGAGACGGGCGGCAACGCGCACGCCGCGTTCATCGATCCGGCGCACGCCGAGCCGCTCTGGCGCAACCCCTTCGCCGCGCGCGGCGCCCACCCGTCGATCGCCGTCGACGACGCGGGACGCGCGCAGATGGTCTGGTTCGAGCGAGGCGGCGTGATGACGACGTCGATCAATCGCGACGGCGTCGGCAAGACCGTCTCGAAGCTCGCGCGCGTGAGCGGCGATCAGCCGACGCCCTCGCTCGTGGCAGGCAAGGGCGCGGGCGAGTGGTACATGGCCTGGCTCGATTTCGAGGCGGGCTACCTCGAGCCTTACGCGGCCCGCTTCGTCTGCCGGTGA